The following proteins are encoded in a genomic region of Anticarsia gemmatalis isolate Benzon Research Colony breed Stoneville strain chromosome 17, ilAntGemm2 primary, whole genome shotgun sequence:
- the LOC142979883 gene encoding serine/threonine-protein kinase NIM1-like isoform X2: MKSANMTRNKGQVYSVGNYLMTGKVLGKGHFARVEEATHRIIGKKVAIKIIDLTCIKEEYARRNLHREPRVMAKLRHPCIAALYETMMHGPRLYVVMEAAGGGDLCTHVLGARALSRGLPEARARSLAAQLVSAVRHMHARGVVHRDLKMENIMLDSTKQFIKIVDFGLSNMWSVGASLRTPCGSLEYAAPELFVDGRRYGPEVDLWSIGVIVYGMVTGGLPFSGGGAGAEGEARSRPLLRAAITRGFTRKQRAALAHHSPECKAFIQHLLEPNVDLRMKIEEASRHRWLKRPNMRMKTHPFGIVDITTNREIYRQISELCQMTVMDVVAQIKAEPFGPIAGVYNIKTHLLQLQSVSGTDLLWSNSNQEPRPVTPPEYRPKYEVDTDASTSKAPTPSKYTPPVQKIRICSTPPRPEPKINILNRNVTPDPPKLAPKIPEKAKKIQLQSPRSVGRPLSSMYVMKKPVYKVYDNGDCGLDPRLPSIDEHSSTDVNDKARKGIRVPFVRKVSLEEERPIRLSSCPNRLGDKRAEFYRKGGDGLPSWRASGGLVTPPARILLQSTATTIKRASLGNIVSPHSSSNSHCKSERAMPVGWYSSRSISKETTHLQRLRRTAPMK, encoded by the exons ATGAAGAGTGCCAATATGACAAGGAATAAGGGACAAGTGTATAGTGTTGGAAACTATCTGATGACGGGCAAAGTTCTAGGGAAGGGACACTTTGCTCGCGTTGAGGAGGCGACACATAGAATTATAGGGAAAAAG GTGGCGATCAAGATCATAGACCTGACTTGTATAAAGGAGGAGTATGCTCGGAGGAACCTGCATCGTGAGCCGCGTGTCATGGCCAAGCTGCGGCACCCTTGCATCGCCGCGCTCTATGAAACTATGATG CACGGTCCCCGGCTGTACGTGGTGATGgaggcggcgggcggcggcgacCTGTGCACGCACGTGCTCGGCGCGCGCGCTCTGTCCCGCGGCCTGCCCGAGGCGCGCGCGCGCTCGCTCGCCGCGCAGCTCGTCTCCGCCGTGCGGCATATGCATGCTAGAGGCGTCGTACACCG TGACTTGAAAATGGAAAACATCATGCTTGACAGCACTAAGCAGTTCATCAAAATAGTTG ATTTCGGTCTATCAAACATGTGGAGTGTGGGCGCGTCGCTGCGTACACCGTGCGGCTCGCTCGAGTACGCCGCGCCGGAGCTGTTCGTCGACGGGCGACGCTACGGACCCGAAGTCGATCTTTGGAGCAT AGGCGTGATAGTGTACGGCATGGTGACGGGCGGGCTGCCGTTCTCGGGCGGCGGGGCGGGCGCGGAGGGCGAGGCGCGCTCCCGGCCGCTGCTACGAGCCGCCATCACGCGCGGCTTCACGCGCAAGCAACGCGCCGCGCTCGCACACCACTCGCCCg AGTGCAAGGCTTTCATCCAGCACTTATTGGAGCCCAACGTGGACTTGCGTATGAAGATAGAGGAGGCGTCCCGTCACCGCTGGCTCAAGCGTCCCAACATGAGGATGAAAACACACCCCTTTGGAATCGTCGACATCACTACCAATAGGGAG ATATACCGTCAAATATCAGAACTATGTCAAATGACTGTAATGGACGTGGTGGCACAAATCAAAGCTGAACCGTTCGGTCCCATCGCAGGCGTATACAATATAAAGACGCATCTGCTACAGCTTCAGAGCGTCTCCGGGACCGACCTGCTCTGGTCCAATAGCAACCAAGAGCCCAGGCCAGTCACCCCGCCAGAATATCGGCCAAAATACGAAGTAGACACCGACGCGTCAACCAGCAAAGCTCCCACACCCTCGAAATACACACCCCCCGTCCAAAAAATCCGAATCTGCAGCACCCCTCCACGACCGGAACCGAAAATCAACATCTTGAATCGAAATGTGACCCCGGACCCTCCGAAATTGGCGCCGAAGATTCCGGAAAAGGCTAAGAAGATACAATTGCAGAGTCCTCGCTCTGTGGGGAGGCCTTTGAGTAGCATGTATGTGATGAAGAAGCCTGTGTACAAGGTGTATGACAATGGAGACTGTGGCCTGGACCCTCGGCTGCCGAGTATTGACGAACATTCCAGTACTGATGTGAATGATAAGGCGAGGAAGGGGATAAGAGTGCCGTTTGTGAGGAAGGTGTCTTTGGAGGAAGAGAGGCCTATCAGGTTGAGCAGCTGCCCGAACAGACTGGGTGATAAACGTGCTGAGTTCTATAGGAAGGGAGGGGATGGATTACCGAG TTGGCGTGCTAGCGGCGGACTGGTGACTCCTCCAGCGAGGATCCTGTTACAGAGTACTGCAACTACCATCAAAAGAGCCTCTTTGGG taaCATCGTGAGTCCACATTCATCGTCCAACAGTCACTGCAAGAGCGAGAGAGCGATGCCG GTGGGCTGGTACTCATCAAGGAGCATAAGCAAGGAGACCACGCACTTACAACGACTCCGGCGCACGGCACCCATGAAGTAA
- the LOC142979883 gene encoding serine/threonine-protein kinase NIM1-like isoform X1, with translation MKSANMTRNKGQVYSVGNYLMTGKVLGKGHFARVEEATHRIIGKKVAIKIIDLTCIKEEYARRNLHREPRVMAKLRHPCIAALYETMMHGPRLYVVMEAAGGGDLCTHVLGARALSRGLPEARARSLAAQLVSAVRHMHARGVVHRDLKMENIMLDSTKQFIKIVDFGLSNMWSVGASLRTPCGSLEYAAPELFVDGRRYGPEVDLWSIGVIVYGMVTGGLPFSGGGAGAEGEARSRPLLRAAITRGFTRKQRAALAHHSPECKAFIQHLLEPNVDLRMKIEEASRHRWLKRPNMRMKTHPFGIVDITTNREIYRQISELCQMTVMDVVAQIKAEPFGPIAGVYNIKTHLLQLQSVSGTDLLWSNSNQEPRPVTPPEYRPKYEVDTDASTSKAPTPSKYTPPVQKIRICSTPPRPEPKINILNRNVTPDPPKLAPKIPEKAKKIQLQSPRSVGRPLSSMYVMKKPVYKVYDNGDCGLDPRLPSIDEHSSTDVNDKARKGIRVPFVRKVSLEEERPIRLSSCPNRLGDKRAEFYRKGGDGLPSWRASGGLVTPPARILLQSTATTIKRASLGNIVSPHSSSNSHCKSERAMPQVGWYSSRSISKETTHLQRLRRTAPMK, from the exons ATGAAGAGTGCCAATATGACAAGGAATAAGGGACAAGTGTATAGTGTTGGAAACTATCTGATGACGGGCAAAGTTCTAGGGAAGGGACACTTTGCTCGCGTTGAGGAGGCGACACATAGAATTATAGGGAAAAAG GTGGCGATCAAGATCATAGACCTGACTTGTATAAAGGAGGAGTATGCTCGGAGGAACCTGCATCGTGAGCCGCGTGTCATGGCCAAGCTGCGGCACCCTTGCATCGCCGCGCTCTATGAAACTATGATG CACGGTCCCCGGCTGTACGTGGTGATGgaggcggcgggcggcggcgacCTGTGCACGCACGTGCTCGGCGCGCGCGCTCTGTCCCGCGGCCTGCCCGAGGCGCGCGCGCGCTCGCTCGCCGCGCAGCTCGTCTCCGCCGTGCGGCATATGCATGCTAGAGGCGTCGTACACCG TGACTTGAAAATGGAAAACATCATGCTTGACAGCACTAAGCAGTTCATCAAAATAGTTG ATTTCGGTCTATCAAACATGTGGAGTGTGGGCGCGTCGCTGCGTACACCGTGCGGCTCGCTCGAGTACGCCGCGCCGGAGCTGTTCGTCGACGGGCGACGCTACGGACCCGAAGTCGATCTTTGGAGCAT AGGCGTGATAGTGTACGGCATGGTGACGGGCGGGCTGCCGTTCTCGGGCGGCGGGGCGGGCGCGGAGGGCGAGGCGCGCTCCCGGCCGCTGCTACGAGCCGCCATCACGCGCGGCTTCACGCGCAAGCAACGCGCCGCGCTCGCACACCACTCGCCCg AGTGCAAGGCTTTCATCCAGCACTTATTGGAGCCCAACGTGGACTTGCGTATGAAGATAGAGGAGGCGTCCCGTCACCGCTGGCTCAAGCGTCCCAACATGAGGATGAAAACACACCCCTTTGGAATCGTCGACATCACTACCAATAGGGAG ATATACCGTCAAATATCAGAACTATGTCAAATGACTGTAATGGACGTGGTGGCACAAATCAAAGCTGAACCGTTCGGTCCCATCGCAGGCGTATACAATATAAAGACGCATCTGCTACAGCTTCAGAGCGTCTCCGGGACCGACCTGCTCTGGTCCAATAGCAACCAAGAGCCCAGGCCAGTCACCCCGCCAGAATATCGGCCAAAATACGAAGTAGACACCGACGCGTCAACCAGCAAAGCTCCCACACCCTCGAAATACACACCCCCCGTCCAAAAAATCCGAATCTGCAGCACCCCTCCACGACCGGAACCGAAAATCAACATCTTGAATCGAAATGTGACCCCGGACCCTCCGAAATTGGCGCCGAAGATTCCGGAAAAGGCTAAGAAGATACAATTGCAGAGTCCTCGCTCTGTGGGGAGGCCTTTGAGTAGCATGTATGTGATGAAGAAGCCTGTGTACAAGGTGTATGACAATGGAGACTGTGGCCTGGACCCTCGGCTGCCGAGTATTGACGAACATTCCAGTACTGATGTGAATGATAAGGCGAGGAAGGGGATAAGAGTGCCGTTTGTGAGGAAGGTGTCTTTGGAGGAAGAGAGGCCTATCAGGTTGAGCAGCTGCCCGAACAGACTGGGTGATAAACGTGCTGAGTTCTATAGGAAGGGAGGGGATGGATTACCGAG TTGGCGTGCTAGCGGCGGACTGGTGACTCCTCCAGCGAGGATCCTGTTACAGAGTACTGCAACTACCATCAAAAGAGCCTCTTTGGG taaCATCGTGAGTCCACATTCATCGTCCAACAGTCACTGCAAGAGCGAGAGAGCGATGCCG CAGGTGGGCTGGTACTCATCAAGGAGCATAAGCAAGGAGACCACGCACTTACAACGACTCCGGCGCACGGCACCCATGAAGTAA